In one window of Agromyces badenianii DNA:
- the polA gene encoding DNA polymerase I, with amino-acid sequence MSDAEKPTLLVVDGHSLAFRAFYALPVDSFTTRDGQHTNAIHGFLSMLLLLLQNEKPTHIAVAFDISRFSFRTREYPEYKGTRGETPVEFKGQVPLLQDALKAMGVRTLEKEDYEADDILATLAARGRAEGYRVLLVSGDRDTIQLVNDDVTLLYPNTQGVSQLKRYDTAAVMERYGIRPEQYPDVAALVGESSDNLIGITKVGEKTAVKWLGLYGDLDGILEHADEIKGVVGQNLRDEKENAIRNRRLNRLVDDVELDVSLDELAAKPIDIEAVQPLFERLEFRTLFERMKKIAAGEANGSASPSSTPAVAAAPAEDASPAPVAPASRRLLDEELAAWLERAVAAEPAGLGLSLEVLDGRVIGAGIATADETVHLSWQSGRSDYAPFEAWLASDAPKIMTDAKPQLKALMRSGLAFDGLVVDTLVAGWLVRPILAEKTLADLVERYLGENVPQADPAQLVPEEGADAGAPEYAWYTLRLAPVVLRALPETSRQLLADIEMPLVRVLAAMELRGVSVDHTELAALSAELGARAAGLAEAAFAEIGREVNLGSPKQLQEVLFDQLGMPKTRATKTGYTTDASALADLQESNPHPFLGYLLEHRDATKLRQIVESLDKSIADDGRIHTSYGQIGAATGRMSSNDPNLQNIPIRTEDGRRIRKAFRHGTEYTELLTADYSQIEMRIMAHLSGDPGLIEAFNAGEDLHRFVGARVFSVDPGDVTPVMRTKVKAMSYGLAYGLSAFGLSKQLRIDRAEATQLMKEYFERFGAVRDYLRSVVEQAKIDGYTETIFGRRRPFPDLNSPNRVHRENAERAALNSPIQGSAADIIKIAMSRVEVDLAERGLGSRMLLTVHDELIFEVAEGESEVLEEVVRDRMAHAAELLVPLDVQIGRGANWEDAAH; translated from the coding sequence GTGTCGGACGCAGAAAAGCCCACCCTCCTCGTCGTCGACGGCCATTCGTTGGCCTTCCGGGCCTTCTACGCCCTCCCGGTCGACAGCTTCACCACCCGTGACGGACAGCACACGAACGCCATCCACGGCTTCCTGTCGATGCTGCTCCTGCTCCTGCAGAACGAGAAGCCGACGCACATCGCCGTCGCGTTCGACATCTCGCGCTTCTCGTTCCGCACGCGGGAGTACCCCGAGTACAAGGGCACCCGCGGTGAGACGCCGGTCGAGTTCAAGGGGCAGGTGCCGCTGCTGCAAGACGCCCTGAAGGCGATGGGCGTGCGCACCCTCGAGAAAGAGGACTACGAGGCCGACGACATCCTCGCGACGCTCGCGGCGCGTGGGCGGGCAGAGGGCTACCGGGTGCTGCTCGTCTCGGGCGACCGCGACACCATTCAGCTCGTCAACGACGACGTCACGCTGCTCTACCCGAACACGCAGGGCGTCTCGCAGTTGAAGCGATACGACACGGCGGCGGTCATGGAACGCTACGGCATCCGGCCCGAGCAGTACCCCGATGTCGCGGCGCTCGTCGGCGAATCGAGCGACAACCTCATCGGCATCACGAAGGTCGGAGAGAAGACCGCGGTCAAGTGGCTCGGTCTCTACGGCGACCTCGACGGCATCCTCGAGCACGCCGACGAGATCAAGGGCGTCGTCGGGCAGAACCTGCGCGACGAGAAAGAGAACGCGATTCGCAACCGTCGGCTCAACCGGCTGGTCGACGACGTCGAACTCGACGTGTCGCTCGACGAGCTCGCTGCGAAGCCGATCGACATCGAGGCCGTGCAGCCGCTCTTCGAGCGACTCGAGTTCCGCACGCTTTTCGAACGCATGAAGAAGATCGCCGCGGGCGAGGCGAATGGCAGCGCGAGCCCCTCCAGCACCCCGGCGGTCGCGGCGGCACCGGCGGAGGATGCGTCTCCCGCGCCCGTCGCGCCGGCCTCGCGCCGATTGCTCGACGAAGAACTCGCCGCTTGGCTCGAACGCGCCGTCGCCGCCGAACCGGCCGGGCTCGGGCTCAGCCTCGAAGTGCTCGACGGCCGTGTGATCGGCGCCGGCATCGCGACCGCAGACGAGACCGTGCACCTGTCGTGGCAGTCCGGGCGTTCCGACTACGCGCCGTTCGAGGCGTGGCTCGCGAGCGATGCACCGAAGATCATGACCGACGCGAAGCCGCAGCTGAAGGCGCTCATGCGTTCGGGGCTCGCCTTCGACGGGCTCGTCGTCGACACCCTCGTCGCCGGGTGGCTCGTACGGCCGATCCTCGCCGAGAAGACGCTCGCCGACCTCGTCGAGCGATACCTCGGCGAGAACGTTCCCCAGGCCGACCCCGCCCAACTCGTGCCCGAAGAAGGCGCCGACGCGGGTGCACCCGAGTACGCCTGGTACACCCTTCGGCTCGCACCCGTCGTGCTCCGGGCGCTTCCCGAGACCTCACGGCAGCTGCTCGCCGACATCGAGATGCCGCTCGTGCGTGTGCTCGCGGCGATGGAGCTGCGCGGGGTGAGCGTCGACCACACCGAGCTCGCGGCACTCTCGGCGGAACTCGGTGCGCGGGCCGCGGGCCTGGCCGAGGCGGCCTTCGCCGAGATCGGGCGCGAGGTCAACCTCGGTTCGCCCAAGCAGCTGCAGGAGGTGTTGTTCGACCAGCTCGGCATGCCGAAGACGCGGGCGACGAAGACGGGCTACACGACCGATGCGAGCGCGCTGGCAGATCTCCAGGAGTCGAACCCGCACCCGTTCCTCGGCTACCTGCTCGAGCACCGCGACGCCACGAAGCTGCGCCAGATCGTCGAGTCCCTCGACAAGTCGATCGCCGACGACGGCCGCATCCACACGAGCTACGGCCAGATCGGCGCCGCGACCGGTCGCATGTCGTCGAACGATCCGAACCTGCAGAACATCCCGATCCGCACCGAAGACGGCCGACGCATCCGCAAGGCGTTCCGGCACGGTACGGAGTACACCGAGCTGCTCACGGCCGACTACTCGCAGATCGAGATGCGCATCATGGCGCACCTCTCGGGTGACCCAGGGCTCATCGAGGCGTTCAACGCGGGTGAAGACCTGCACCGCTTCGTCGGCGCGCGCGTGTTCTCCGTCGACCCGGGCGACGTCACCCCGGTGATGCGCACCAAGGTGAAGGCGATGTCGTACGGCCTCGCCTACGGACTCAGCGCGTTCGGGCTCTCGAAGCAGCTCCGCATCGATCGCGCCGAGGCGACGCAGCTCATGAAGGAGTACTTCGAGCGCTTCGGAGCCGTGCGCGACTACCTGCGCAGCGTCGTCGAGCAGGCCAAGATCGACGGATACACCGAGACGATCTTCGGCCGGCGGCGTCCGTTCCCAGACCTCAACAGCCCGAACCGGGTGCACCGCGAGAACGCCGAGCGCGCGGCACTGAACTCGCCCATCCAGGGCTCGGCCGCCGACATCATCAAGATCGCGATGTCGCGGGTCGAGGTCGATCTCGCCGAGCGCGGACTCGGCAGTCGCATGCTGCTGACCGTGCACGACGAGCTCATCTTCGAGGTCGCCGAGGGTGAGTCCGAGGTGCTCGAAGAGGTCGTGCGCGACCGCATGGCGCACGCCGCCGAGCTCCTCGTGCCGCTCGACGTGCAGATCGGGCGCGGCGCCAACTGGGAAGACGCGGCGCACTAG
- a CDS encoding ANTAR domain-containing response regulator produces MTDTESTQPAPRRVVVAEDESLIRLDIVEILRDNGFEVVGEAGDGETAVALATELRPDLVIMDVKMPQLDGISAAERLSKGHIAPVVLLTAFSQKELVERASEAGALAYVVKPFTPNDLLPAIEIALARHAQIIALEAEVGDLVERFETRKLVDRAKGLLNEKMGLSEPEAFRWIQKASMDRRLTMKDVSQAIIEQLAAKK; encoded by the coding sequence GTGACAGACACGGAATCAACCCAGCCGGCACCGCGCCGCGTGGTCGTGGCGGAAGATGAGTCGCTCATCCGCCTCGACATCGTCGAGATCTTGCGCGACAACGGCTTCGAGGTCGTCGGTGAAGCAGGTGACGGCGAGACCGCAGTGGCACTCGCCACCGAGCTTCGGCCCGATCTCGTCATCATGGACGTCAAGATGCCCCAGCTCGACGGCATCTCGGCGGCCGAGCGACTCTCGAAGGGGCACATCGCCCCGGTCGTGCTCCTCACGGCGTTCAGCCAGAAGGAGCTCGTCGAGCGCGCCAGCGAGGCGGGCGCACTGGCCTACGTCGTGAAGCCGTTCACGCCCAACGACCTGCTGCCCGCGATCGAGATCGCCCTGGCCCGGCACGCGCAGATCATCGCGCTCGAGGCCGAGGTCGGCGACCTCGTCGAGCGCTTCGAGACCCGCAAGCTCGTCGATCGGGCGAAGGGCCTCCTCAACGAGAAGATGGGCCTGTCGGAGCCCGAGGCGTTCCGCTGGATCCAGAAGGCGTCGATGGACCGACGCCTCACCATGAAAGACGTTTCGCAGGCGATCATCGAACAGCTCGCGGCGAAGAAGTAA
- the pyk gene encoding pyruvate kinase codes for MRRAKIVATLGPATSSYEQIRAIIDAGIDVARMNLSHGSYDVHEGVYQNVRKAANDSGRAIAVLVDLQGPKIRLGKFADGPHELAEGDIFKITTEDVVGTKELVSTTFKGLPDDVKPGDFLLIDDGKVRVEVVETDGTVVTTRVIVAGPVSNNKGINLPGVAVNVPALSAKDEADLRWGLELGADLIALSFVRNASDITRVHEIMDEVGRRVPVVAKIEKPQAVDALEEITEAFDAIMVARGDLGVELPLEAVPIVQKRAVEIARRLAKPVIVATQMLESMIHSPVPTRAETSDVANAVLDGADAVMLSGETSVGEYPVITVQTMARIVESTEQHGLDRIAPLGTKPRTQAGAITAAAVEVADFVEAKYLCVFTESGESVRRMTRLRSKIPIIAFTPDPAIRRRLALNWGVESYVVARVTHTDQMVGQVDEVLVTTGKAENGEKVIIISGSPPGIPGTTNDVRVHVVGEVL; via the coding sequence ATGAGACGAGCGAAGATCGTCGCCACCCTCGGGCCGGCGACATCGAGCTACGAACAGATCCGGGCGATCATCGATGCTGGCATCGACGTCGCACGGATGAACCTCAGTCACGGAAGCTACGACGTGCACGAGGGCGTCTACCAGAACGTGCGGAAGGCGGCCAACGACTCCGGTCGTGCGATCGCCGTGCTCGTCGACCTGCAAGGGCCGAAGATCCGGCTCGGCAAGTTCGCCGACGGCCCCCACGAGCTCGCTGAAGGCGACATCTTCAAGATCACGACCGAAGACGTCGTGGGCACGAAGGAGCTCGTCAGCACGACCTTCAAGGGCCTGCCCGACGACGTGAAGCCGGGCGACTTCCTGCTGATCGACGACGGAAAGGTGCGCGTCGAGGTCGTCGAGACCGACGGCACGGTCGTCACCACCCGCGTCATCGTCGCCGGTCCGGTGTCGAACAACAAGGGCATCAACCTGCCGGGCGTCGCGGTGAACGTGCCTGCCCTCTCGGCGAAGGACGAGGCCGACCTGCGCTGGGGCCTCGAGCTCGGCGCCGACCTCATCGCGCTCTCCTTCGTGCGCAACGCCTCCGACATCACCCGCGTGCACGAGATCATGGACGAAGTGGGCCGCCGGGTGCCGGTCGTCGCGAAGATCGAGAAGCCCCAGGCGGTCGACGCGCTCGAAGAGATCACCGAGGCCTTCGACGCGATCATGGTCGCGCGCGGCGACCTCGGCGTCGAGCTTCCCCTCGAGGCGGTGCCGATCGTGCAGAAGCGCGCGGTCGAGATCGCCCGTCGTCTCGCCAAGCCCGTGATCGTCGCGACGCAGATGCTCGAGTCGATGATCCACAGCCCGGTGCCGACCCGTGCCGAGACCTCGGATGTCGCGAACGCCGTGCTCGACGGTGCGGACGCCGTCATGCTCTCGGGCGAGACGAGCGTCGGGGAGTACCCCGTCATCACCGTGCAGACGATGGCGCGGATCGTGGAGTCGACCGAGCAGCACGGGCTCGACCGCATCGCGCCGCTCGGTACCAAGCCCCGCACGCAGGCCGGTGCGATCACGGCAGCAGCCGTCGAGGTCGCCGACTTCGTCGAGGCGAAATACCTGTGCGTCTTCACCGAGTCGGGGGAGTCGGTGCGCCGCATGACGCGCCTCCGCTCCAAGATCCCGATCATCGCGTTCACGCCCGACCCCGCGATCCGTCGTCGTCTGGCGCTCAACTGGGGCGTCGAGTCGTACGTCGTCGCCCGAGTCACACACACCGACCAGATGGTCGGCCAGGTCGACGAGGTGCTCGTCACGACCGGCAAGGCCGAGAACGGCGAGAAGGTCATCATCATCTCGGGTTCCCCTCCCGGAATCCCCGGCACCACGAACGACGTGCGCGTGCACGTCGTCGGCGAGGTGCTCTAG
- a CDS encoding glutamate synthase subunit beta, whose product MADPKGFLKVTERELPKRRPVPVRIMDFKEVYEQGDPAQLRRQAGRCMDCGIPFCHQGCPLGNLIPEWNDLMYRGEGRAAAERLHATNNFPEFTGRLCPAPCESACVLGINQPAVTIKQVEVSIIDQAFGNGWVQPQPPGRLTGKTVAVVGSGPAGLAAAQQLTRAGHTVAVFERDDRIGGLLRYGIPDFKMEKKHLDQRLAQMTAEGTRFRAGVNIGVDLTWGQLRERYDAVVIATGAIVPRDLPIPGRDLPGVHFAMDYLTQSNRHLAGDQVFDQITAEGKHVVVLGGGDTGADCIGTAHRQGALSVTNLAIGKEPSANRPEHQPWPMHPTLFEVQSAHEEGGNRQFLASTVEFLANEAGEVRAIRVAETEYLAGRRVPKAGTEREIPADLVLLALGFTGPETDSLDEQLQLPVTDRGNLAREADYATAHQGVFVAGDAGRGQSLIVWAIAEGRAAASAVDRYLEGETLLPAPIPSTAHAFSI is encoded by the coding sequence ATGGCTGACCCCAAGGGCTTTCTGAAGGTGACCGAGCGCGAGCTGCCCAAGCGGCGGCCCGTTCCGGTGCGGATCATGGACTTCAAGGAGGTCTACGAACAGGGCGACCCCGCGCAGCTCCGCCGTCAGGCCGGCCGGTGCATGGACTGCGGCATCCCGTTCTGCCACCAGGGCTGCCCACTCGGCAACCTCATCCCCGAATGGAACGACCTCATGTACCGCGGCGAAGGCCGAGCGGCGGCGGAACGCCTCCACGCCACGAACAACTTCCCCGAGTTCACCGGGCGACTGTGCCCGGCGCCGTGCGAATCGGCGTGCGTGCTCGGCATCAACCAGCCGGCCGTGACCATCAAGCAGGTCGAGGTCTCGATCATCGACCAGGCCTTCGGCAACGGCTGGGTGCAGCCGCAGCCGCCCGGACGCCTGACGGGCAAGACCGTCGCGGTGGTGGGCTCCGGCCCGGCCGGCCTCGCCGCGGCGCAGCAGCTCACGCGGGCCGGTCACACGGTGGCCGTCTTCGAGCGCGACGACCGCATCGGCGGGCTGCTGCGATACGGCATCCCCGACTTCAAGATGGAGAAGAAGCACCTCGACCAGCGACTCGCGCAGATGACCGCCGAGGGCACCCGCTTCCGTGCCGGCGTGAACATCGGCGTCGACCTCACGTGGGGCCAACTCCGCGAGCGCTACGACGCCGTCGTCATCGCCACCGGTGCGATCGTGCCCCGGGACCTGCCCATTCCCGGCCGCGACCTTCCCGGCGTGCACTTCGCCATGGACTACCTGACCCAGTCGAACCGCCACCTCGCCGGTGACCAGGTGTTCGACCAGATCACGGCCGAGGGCAAGCACGTCGTCGTCCTCGGTGGCGGCGACACCGGCGCAGACTGCATCGGCACGGCCCACCGCCAGGGTGCGCTGTCGGTCACGAACCTGGCGATCGGCAAGGAGCCGAGCGCGAACCGGCCCGAACACCAGCCGTGGCCGATGCACCCGACGCTGTTCGAGGTGCAGAGTGCGCACGAAGAGGGCGGCAACCGTCAGTTCCTCGCCTCGACGGTGGAGTTCCTCGCGAACGAGGCCGGCGAGGTGCGCGCCATCCGCGTCGCAGAGACCGAGTACCTCGCAGGCCGTCGAGTGCCGAAGGCCGGCACCGAACGGGAGATCCCCGCAGACCTCGTGCTGCTCGCGCTCGGATTCACCGGACCCGAGACCGACTCGCTCGACGAGCAGCTGCAACTGCCGGTCACCGACCGCGGCAACCTCGCTCGCGAGGCCGACTACGCAACGGCTCACCAGGGCGTCTTCGTCGCCGGTGACGCCGGCCGCGGCCAGTCGCTCATCGTCTGGGCGATCGCCGAAGGACGTGCCGCGGCATCCGCCGTCGACCGCTACCTTGAAGGCGAGACACTGCTGCCAGCGCCGATCCCATCGACTGCGCACGCGTTCTCCATTTGA